Below is a window of Mucilaginibacter ginkgonis DNA.
AGATCACCAAACCGGGCTCAGGACCGCTTCCGGCTAAAGGCGATACTGTATTGGTTAACTACACCGGCCGTTTCTTAAACGGTAAAGTGTTTGATACCAGCATTAAAGAAGTAGCTCAAAAAGAAAAGGTATTTAACCCAATGGCGCCATACAAACCTGCTCCTATTCCGGTAGGTACAGGCCGTGTTATACCGGGTTGGGACCAGGGCTTATTGTTGCTTAACAAAGGTGCGAAAGCAACTTTTGTGATCCCTTCGAATTTAGCTTATGGCGAGCGTGGTATGCAGGTGATCCCACCGTTCTCACCTTTGGCATTTGAGGTTGAGGTAATGGACATCATCAAACCAAACCCTAACGCGCCTAAACCTGTAGTTCCTGCTATGCCGGGTGCTGCCCCTCAAATCCAGAAGTAAAATTAATAATGCATAATATACGCCTGCACACTGTGCGGGCGTTTTTTTTGAGATGATGAAAAAGTTATTTTCAGGATTCGTTGCTTTAATAGCATTTATTTATTCCGCTAAAGCACAGGTGGTAATCACACAAACGCCAAAAGGCGCGCAATACCAGGTATTTACCCACAATACCGGCCCTAAAATAAAGCTGGAAGATATTGTCACCTTCCACGTAGTACAGAAAACAGACCGCGACTCGGTAGTCTTCAGCAGTTATACTATAGGCCATCCGGTACAGATCCAGGTAAAACCATCGCAAAACGTAGCCGACCTGATGGAAGTGTTCCCGCTATTGGCAAATAAAGACAGCGCTTTGATCAAGGTGCCTGTCGATTCTGTTTTTAAAGGGCATGAAAAAGAACGCCCACCGTTTTTGTCGGCCAAGAGCTATATCTCTTACATTGTTAAGATAGAGAAAGTGCAAACCCTTGCCGAGGCCTTGGCCGAGCGCAACGCCGAACTGCAGAAAATTCAAAAGGCTGAACTGACTAAAGCCGATGAGTACATTGCAGCTAATAAGATTCCTGCTACCAGTTTACCGTCCGGGTTAAAATATGTGATCACTCAACAGGGCACGGGGCGCAAAG
It encodes the following:
- a CDS encoding FKBP-type peptidyl-prolyl cis-trans isomerase, with protein sequence MKKLFSGFVALIAFIYSAKAQVVITQTPKGAQYQVFTHNTGPKIKLEDIVTFHVVQKTDRDSVVFSSYTIGHPVQIQVKPSQNVADLMEVFPLLANKDSALIKVPVDSVFKGHEKERPPFLSAKSYISYIVKIEKVQTLAEALAERNAELQKIQKAELTKADEYIAANKIPATSLPSGLKYVITQQGTGRKALTGDTVLVNYTGRTLAGKVFDTSLQSVAQAAGLQQPGRNYQPIQVILGQNTVIAGWEAGLRLLNQGAQATLIIPSSLAYGERGAGQDIGPFSTLLFDVELVKLNPGPRPATTAPAAKPITGAKTTVKKGTTVKKKVTHK